In one Echinicola marina genomic region, the following are encoded:
- a CDS encoding TOTE conflict system archaeo-eukaryotic primase domain-containing protein, with the protein MKRLSEKFMGNVEITYSESDKLIIFNGLFKGRSDVFAVRWDKGAKGGYMPAYHYDPYMYRRHKLNGGTFKTYKDKTYIPLTDIEIQKHLNGEQQIGIYPLLQDNTSWFIAADFDGKNWEGECKKVMELCKSKNIPSYLERSRSGNGGHVWIFFDNSYPARKSRKILICLLKESRSISEFDKFSSFDRLFPNQDYLSGKGLGNLIALPLNQAVLEKGNGGFLNDNMEPYQDQWTFLKSVKKISVDRLDALYDQLTLVDHGSSPSDFNTSKKLLIKLSNNIRLNKSAITTELTDFLKEELNFSNSAYFVKKKVGRSTHGTPSHFRLIDETENKVVIPRGIMGKLVRFCTAQNIPFEFKDERKLQPKISFNTTFELREHQEKAVYAAEKKQFGIIVAPPGTGKTIIGLQIIANKKQPTLIIVHRKQLMEQWLERIQSFMGLRKAEIGRIGQGRAKIGEKITVAMFQSLAKFLDKPESSEYYDAFGTIIIDECHHISAESFRNSLSKLSTFYLYGLTATPFRKGNDGRLIFIYLGDVIASIDPKEIKNYRPATVKVRKTALQVPFNPKTDSFETLSKILVKDSARNQLIIKDVIKEVNEGGGVVVITERREHIATLNYYLKGIFEVITLSGEDNERSRKEKWGQISRGDFQVLITTGQLMGEGVDLQNISRLFLVYPFSFKGKLIQYIGRVQRSELAPVIYDYRDYLVDYLDRLFLKRNTYYRKLKKEAHLFMDLSEPGEMSAVTIDKTVKIALDKLDFRYGSIAFNYPVKELNTEIEFELENEYVRPELEVLKPYFSKSLKMKYANVEIFVEFENGMLVAQKAESEDLGKINQDTIESVRFQFAIDEIKNDPNHQNDNRSTSDLEGLRRADQFPASHFTEEQLINNLIGDEKYRHFRQLRYLASKHEGSLLKIRFILKPFSFVFLLKGKKFHHIILETLDTEEATYIWHTEIMVNGGGISQSLLGKRLNEVESDLQNIKDKGRQAFIESSPEMFSRLNHDYSDPRKGYILWKGQLEERLV; encoded by the coding sequence ATGAAAAGGTTATCAGAGAAGTTTATGGGGAATGTTGAAATCACTTATTCAGAATCAGATAAACTGATAATATTCAATGGGCTCTTTAAGGGGAGGTCAGATGTTTTCGCTGTTCGTTGGGATAAGGGAGCCAAGGGCGGATATATGCCCGCATACCATTATGATCCTTACATGTATCGGAGACATAAACTTAATGGTGGTACATTCAAAACCTATAAGGACAAAACCTATATCCCGCTAACAGACATTGAAATACAGAAACACCTTAACGGGGAACAACAAATCGGGATTTACCCGCTTTTACAGGACAATACTTCATGGTTTATTGCTGCTGATTTTGATGGGAAAAATTGGGAAGGGGAGTGCAAAAAAGTAATGGAGCTGTGTAAATCCAAAAACATTCCTTCATATCTTGAAAGATCAAGGTCCGGGAATGGAGGACATGTTTGGATATTTTTCGATAATTCTTATCCTGCGAGAAAAAGCAGAAAGATACTTATTTGTCTTCTAAAAGAATCCCGATCAATTTCTGAATTTGACAAATTTTCCAGTTTTGACCGGCTGTTTCCAAATCAGGATTATCTATCCGGGAAAGGGCTAGGGAATTTAATTGCGCTTCCGCTAAACCAAGCCGTTTTGGAGAAAGGAAATGGTGGTTTCCTGAATGATAATATGGAACCATATCAGGACCAGTGGACTTTCCTGAAATCCGTCAAAAAGATTTCAGTGGACCGATTAGATGCCTTATATGACCAATTAACATTGGTCGACCATGGATCAAGCCCCTCAGATTTCAATACTTCAAAGAAGCTGTTGATCAAACTGAGTAACAATATTCGACTCAATAAGTCTGCAATTACAACAGAGCTAACTGATTTTTTAAAGGAAGAACTGAATTTTTCCAATTCAGCCTATTTCGTAAAGAAGAAGGTTGGACGAAGCACCCATGGTACACCATCTCATTTCCGTTTGATTGATGAAACCGAAAATAAGGTTGTCATCCCCAGGGGTATTATGGGGAAGCTGGTGAGGTTTTGTACAGCCCAAAACATTCCGTTTGAATTTAAAGATGAAAGAAAACTACAACCGAAAATCTCCTTTAACACCACTTTTGAACTAAGGGAACATCAGGAGAAAGCAGTCTATGCAGCGGAAAAGAAGCAATTTGGGATTATTGTGGCCCCTCCGGGCACAGGAAAGACAATAATAGGTTTACAGATAATAGCCAATAAGAAACAACCGACACTTATTATCGTCCATCGGAAACAACTTATGGAGCAATGGCTGGAAAGGATCCAGTCTTTTATGGGATTGAGGAAGGCTGAGATAGGAAGAATTGGACAAGGGCGTGCTAAAATCGGTGAAAAAATAACCGTCGCAATGTTCCAAAGTCTGGCCAAGTTTTTGGACAAACCTGAATCAAGTGAATATTATGATGCATTCGGTACGATCATAATTGATGAATGCCACCACATATCAGCAGAGAGTTTTCGAAACAGCTTGTCTAAGCTCTCTACTTTCTACCTGTATGGGCTGACGGCGACACCATTTAGAAAGGGAAATGACGGGAGGCTCATTTTTATTTATCTGGGTGATGTAATTGCCAGTATTGATCCCAAGGAAATCAAAAACTACCGGCCTGCAACGGTGAAAGTGAGGAAGACCGCCTTGCAAGTACCGTTCAATCCAAAAACTGATAGTTTTGAGACACTTTCAAAGATTTTGGTGAAAGATTCAGCCAGAAATCAGCTCATCATCAAAGATGTAATAAAAGAGGTGAATGAAGGGGGAGGTGTAGTGGTTATTACAGAAAGAAGAGAGCATATCGCTACATTAAACTACTATTTGAAAGGGATTTTTGAAGTAATCACTTTGAGTGGGGAAGATAATGAACGTAGCCGCAAAGAGAAATGGGGTCAGATATCCAGAGGAGATTTCCAGGTCTTGATTACTACCGGACAGTTGATGGGGGAAGGTGTGGATTTGCAAAACATTTCAAGGCTGTTTTTGGTCTATCCTTTTTCTTTCAAGGGCAAACTTATCCAATATATAGGGAGGGTACAGCGCTCCGAACTGGCCCCTGTGATATATGATTATCGGGATTATTTGGTTGATTATCTTGACCGTTTGTTTTTGAAGAGGAACACCTATTATAGAAAACTTAAGAAAGAAGCCCACTTGTTTATGGATCTAAGCGAACCTGGAGAAATGAGTGCTGTCACCATCGACAAGACGGTTAAAATTGCACTGGACAAATTGGATTTCAGGTATGGCAGCATTGCCTTTAATTATCCCGTCAAAGAACTCAATACAGAAATTGAATTTGAACTGGAAAATGAATACGTCCGTCCCGAGTTGGAAGTATTAAAACCATACTTCTCCAAGTCACTAAAAATGAAGTATGCCAATGTGGAGATTTTTGTTGAATTTGAAAATGGAATGTTAGTGGCTCAAAAAGCTGAATCTGAAGACTTGGGAAAGATTAATCAAGATACCATTGAAAGTGTCAGGTTTCAGTTTGCCATCGATGAAATTAAAAATGATCCAAATCATCAAAATGACAATAGATCTACTTCTGATCTTGAAGGTTTAAGAAGAGCTGATCAATTCCCCGCCTCTCATTTTACAGAAGAGCAATTGATCAATAATCTAATTGGAGATGAAAAGTACAGGCATTTCAGACAATTGAGGTACTTGGCATCAAAACACGAAGGTTCATTGTTAAAAATAAGGTTTATATTAAAACCTTTCTCATTCGTCTTTCTATTAAAAGGTAAGAAATTTCACCATATCATTTTAGAAACCTTGGATACGGAAGAGGCTACCTATATTTGGCACACGGAAATCATGGTTAATGGAGGAGGAATTTCCCAATCCCTGCTTGGAAAAAGACTGAATGAGGTAGAATCGGACCTTCAGAATATAAAAGATAAGGGAAGACAAGCCTTTATAGAAAGCTCCCCGGAAATGTTCAGTAGGTTAAATCATGACTATTCGGATCCAAGAAAGGGATATATCCTTTGGAAGGGGCAATTGGAAGAACGGTTGGTTTAG
- a CDS encoding AlbA family DNA-binding domain-containing protein, which produces MPLNDQIQQGESKTLELKESLPKNESIAKTIVAFSNTSGGKLIIGVNDQLSIVGIDDTMVLL; this is translated from the coding sequence ATGCCCTTAAACGATCAAATTCAACAAGGAGAAAGTAAAACGCTCGAATTAAAAGAAAGCCTTCCAAAAAATGAAAGTATCGCTAAAACAATAGTGGCTTTCTCAAACACAAGTGGCGGCAAACTGATCATTGGAGTGAATGATCAATTAAGCATTGTTGGAATTGATGACACCATGGTTCTATTGTGA
- a CDS encoding ATP-binding protein — MLFEIQDKIASIISDSCFPGIIPDIYSVNIDNKLVLVIEVVRGNQKPYYLKNKGWEEGCYIRIGATNRLADPTTIAELERQKHHISYDEEVYYDLELNKLDLSPLLDKFKQAGKPLNSEKLENLKLIKTSNDKIYPSNALMIILGKFPHCTIKCARFKGTTMETFIDKKEYSGDIFTALENTQNFVLNHINLQAEIKGLYREDKYEIPMVALREALVNAIIHRDYVNQGRDIKVGIFDDIVNIVSPGSLPNNITMDDIFNGRSEVRNRVFANVFKELGLIEQWGSGINRIINTCKSYGLQSPTIQEKNDYFDIEFIRPRVTSSSQNSSIEQDQSIRHYYERLRTIRERKTDHPFILT, encoded by the coding sequence ATGTTATTTGAAATACAGGATAAGATCGCATCGATTATTTCTGACAGTTGTTTCCCTGGGATTATTCCTGATATTTACAGTGTAAACATAGACAACAAACTTGTCTTGGTTATTGAAGTCGTACGGGGAAACCAAAAACCTTATTACCTAAAAAACAAAGGTTGGGAAGAAGGATGCTATATTAGAATTGGTGCTACCAACCGTCTTGCAGATCCTACTACAATTGCAGAGCTTGAACGTCAAAAACATCATATAAGCTATGATGAGGAAGTATATTACGATCTTGAACTCAATAAACTTGACTTGTCCCCTCTACTTGATAAATTCAAACAAGCTGGTAAACCCTTAAATAGTGAGAAGCTAGAAAACCTAAAGCTGATAAAAACCTCCAATGACAAAATATATCCTTCAAATGCCTTGATGATTATTTTAGGAAAATTCCCTCACTGTACTATTAAATGCGCCCGGTTTAAGGGAACTACCATGGAGACTTTTATTGATAAGAAGGAGTATAGTGGGGATATTTTTACAGCTCTTGAAAACACCCAAAATTTTGTATTGAACCATATCAACCTCCAAGCCGAAATAAAAGGGCTATACAGGGAAGACAAATATGAAATTCCCATGGTCGCCCTAAGGGAGGCTTTGGTCAATGCGATTATTCATCGGGACTATGTCAACCAAGGCAGGGATATCAAAGTGGGTATTTTTGATGACATTGTAAATATTGTATCGCCTGGTAGCTTGCCCAATAATATAACCATGGATGATATTTTTAATGGTCGCAGTGAAGTTCGCAACAGAGTATTCGCAAATGTATTTAAGGAGCTAGGTTTGATCGAGCAATGGGGAAGTGGAATTAACAGGATCATCAACACTTGTAAAAGCTATGGGCTTCAGTCCCCAACAATCCAAGAGAAGAATGACTATTTTGACATTGAATTTATTCGACCACGGGTAACTTCATCCTCCCAGAATAGTAGTATTGAGCAAGACCAATCAATAAGACATTATTACGAACGATTACGAACGATTAGAGAAAGAAAAACAGACCATCCTTTTATACTTACTTGA
- a CDS encoding DUF6169 family protein, protein MSSLYKIEKSEQGYSFVTDKGIPYVILLEKSSLTPPYGDFLYDFSFFSVLPKENRTREQNGFDPKICDTIVKFLEELFNEDKRNSIIFICDSVDRKEHFRKKLFNKWYEECSLDKFEKLDFTLLNEGEGYFITIYISIVTQKVNPHLEELKEFAESNMEEFEASKLE, encoded by the coding sequence TTGTCAAGCCTTTATAAAATAGAAAAATCAGAACAAGGGTATTCTTTTGTTACGGACAAAGGAATACCCTATGTTATTTTATTGGAAAAATCATCTTTGACTCCACCATACGGAGATTTTTTATATGATTTCTCATTTTTTTCTGTTCTGCCCAAAGAAAATAGAACAAGAGAGCAGAATGGATTTGATCCTAAAATTTGTGATACCATAGTTAAATTTCTTGAAGAGCTTTTTAATGAAGATAAAAGAAATTCAATAATTTTTATCTGTGATAGTGTTGACAGAAAGGAGCACTTTAGAAAAAAGTTATTTAATAAATGGTATGAGGAATGCTCTTTGGATAAGTTTGAGAAACTAGATTTTACTCTTTTAAATGAAGGTGAAGGATACTTTATTACAATCTATATTTCAATTGTTACTCAAAAAGTAAACCCTCATCTTGAAGAGTTGAAGGAATTTGCTGAATCAAATATGGAAGAGTTTGAAGCTTCTAAATTGGAATAG
- a CDS encoding DUF5675 family protein has product MKLLLKRSYWPTATHGEISLQGKSICQVLEASRAHPSLPCIAEGIYRLGLLYEEMGGWSYGICKLKGKLVSQFSPLKKEEVPSNYICPVSGIEKEGKGSFSRLAFLKLRDRLHELFQSEDEVLLEIYSDVNEGLNLCMGEGSWTEASIW; this is encoded by the coding sequence ATGAAGCTTTTATTGAAACGGAGTTACTGGCCTACGGCCACCCATGGTGAAATTTCCCTTCAAGGGAAGTCAATTTGCCAGGTTTTGGAGGCCAGTAGGGCCCACCCATCCTTACCGTGTATTGCTGAAGGGATATACCGACTTGGTCTCCTTTATGAAGAAATGGGCGGGTGGAGTTATGGCATATGCAAGCTGAAAGGTAAGCTAGTGAGCCAGTTTTCTCCATTAAAGAAGGAAGAGGTGCCATCCAATTATATCTGTCCGGTAAGCGGCATAGAAAAAGAGGGGAAGGGAAGTTTTTCCAGACTTGCTTTTCTAAAGCTTAGGGACAGGCTCCATGAATTATTCCAATCAGAAGATGAGGTATTATTGGAAATTTATAGTGATGTAAATGAAGGCCTCAATTTGTGTATGGGTGAGGGATCATGGACGGAAGCATCTATTTGGTAG
- a CDS encoding terpene synthase family protein, with the protein MKKVTYLRDLKSMLDPFQWIAWERYLLVQDFISFHSYRKMEVIRSERRKDMYILLVMKGMAGMSLHGKLKKVFSSPGLVLDRSNYQLDKMSPFSIEALEKTMIASVPVAEIKNILGDMPDFKVLYEKLYAAFEKEDDFWNSLNGIPYGRAISIIRGAHAELEPRLTKNRFAELVGVSAKTISRYDELRGNKELRIHQTMMNILGFRLMRNSNRVAIQQSMSSWGSFFSVFVDANSSRVVERMNLAYMVSFLFPRGDQEKIIWSAKLIMLLTSIDVYMYQIPSGDGRIYWKKIRKGLHCAISGKDFQSPIPRLMAYYSAMKDLVEEAFQKMDAEVWAEIRQLVEGYIEERGWKVKSTEYVDKTDLVLFQSLRQSFSEGLLCMQLLKWVAGKQWQVLNSYHEGLEKYMLKAVRLVSLSNEILVTETDDFWDLPHNLVNLLSRIHQTNKQEALSSLWDDYHSVLDSMKIIKTEIFMGLRPKDTEKIKDFLLLVEAQVGGWVEWYGKVLVSNRNKSKVSS; encoded by the coding sequence ATGAAAAAAGTCACTTATTTGAGAGATCTAAAAAGTATGCTTGATCCATTTCAGTGGATCGCATGGGAAAGGTATTTGTTGGTACAGGATTTTATATCCTTCCATTCCTATCGAAAAATGGAGGTGATCAGGAGTGAAAGAAGGAAGGATATGTATATTTTGTTGGTTATGAAGGGGATGGCCGGGATGAGCTTACATGGGAAATTGAAAAAGGTTTTTTCTTCTCCCGGTTTGGTGTTGGACAGGAGTAATTACCAGCTGGATAAAATGAGTCCATTTTCGATAGAGGCATTGGAAAAAACCATGATAGCCAGTGTTCCGGTTGCAGAAATAAAAAATATCTTAGGGGATATGCCGGATTTCAAGGTGTTATATGAGAAGTTATATGCAGCATTTGAGAAAGAAGATGATTTTTGGAACAGCTTGAACGGTATTCCATATGGGCGTGCTATTTCGATCATACGAGGGGCCCATGCAGAACTGGAACCCAGGCTTACCAAGAACCGCTTTGCAGAATTGGTGGGCGTATCTGCCAAGACCATTTCACGTTATGATGAACTTAGAGGTAATAAAGAGTTAAGGATTCATCAAACGATGATGAATATTTTAGGTTTCCGCTTGATGAGAAATAGTAATAGGGTGGCAATACAACAATCTATGAGCAGTTGGGGTAGCTTTTTTTCTGTTTTCGTAGATGCTAACAGTAGTCGAGTGGTAGAAAGGATGAATTTGGCATATATGGTATCCTTCCTTTTTCCCCGGGGAGATCAGGAGAAGATTATCTGGTCCGCAAAGCTGATCATGTTGCTTACCTCCATAGATGTATACATGTATCAAATACCCTCCGGAGATGGACGAATTTATTGGAAAAAAATAAGAAAAGGACTCCATTGTGCTATCAGCGGGAAAGATTTCCAATCTCCTATTCCCCGGTTGATGGCCTACTATTCTGCCATGAAAGATTTGGTTGAAGAAGCATTTCAAAAGATGGATGCTGAGGTTTGGGCAGAGATAAGACAACTGGTAGAAGGTTATATAGAAGAGCGTGGTTGGAAGGTGAAAAGTACTGAATATGTGGATAAGACTGATTTGGTTTTATTCCAGTCATTAAGGCAATCTTTTTCAGAAGGTCTTCTATGTATGCAATTACTGAAATGGGTGGCAGGTAAGCAATGGCAAGTACTTAATAGCTATCATGAAGGCCTTGAAAAATACATGTTGAAAGCTGTCAGGTTAGTGTCCTTGTCCAATGAGATTCTGGTAACTGAAACAGATGACTTTTGGGATCTGCCCCATAATCTGGTGAATTTATTGTCCCGTATACATCAAACCAATAAGCAGGAGGCCTTGTCGTCATTATGGGATGATTACCATAGTGTACTGGATTCCATGAAAATAATAAAGACTGAAATTTTTATGGGATTAAGACCAAAAGATACAGAAAAAATAAAGGATTTTTTGCTATTGGTGGAAGCCCAGGTAGGCGGATGGGTGGAGTGGTACGGGAAGGTATTGGTGAGTAACAGGAACAAAAGCAAAGTATCATCATAA
- a CDS encoding MauE/DoxX family redox-associated membrane protein, which produces MNLTIRHIINSIFILLWTYTGLEKLINWDTTYNAFHNQPFPSKLAEILVYSIPVTELLLVLILLIPQSRKPGLLLSTLLMTVFTTYIGLVWMGAFPRVPCTCAGFIESMSWEGHFLFNMALIVLGVVGVLRSES; this is translated from the coding sequence ATGAACTTAACCATTCGCCATATCATCAACTCTATTTTCATATTATTATGGACCTATACAGGTCTGGAAAAGCTCATTAACTGGGATACCACTTATAACGCTTTCCATAACCAACCTTTTCCTTCCAAGCTGGCCGAAATTCTGGTCTATTCCATTCCTGTTACGGAACTGCTATTGGTACTGATATTACTTATTCCCCAAAGCAGGAAACCGGGACTTCTTCTATCTACCTTATTGATGACCGTATTTACCACATACATTGGTTTGGTATGGATGGGCGCCTTCCCCAGAGTCCCCTGCACTTGTGCCGGATTTATCGAGTCCATGTCTTGGGAAGGACATTTTCTGTTTAACATGGCATTGATAGTATTGGGGGTAGTTGGAGTATTGAGATCTGAGTCTTGA
- a CDS encoding DUF6520 family protein, whose product MKKLIKNMPLLAFVLAAASALAFNMPQANEPTKVFTWNDQTMEYDEITHLEIGEDYVCNPSSEECRVEFSNDNPDTGVKNVLTNGEFTEL is encoded by the coding sequence ATGAAAAAGCTAATAAAGAATATGCCACTGCTGGCCTTTGTGCTCGCGGCGGCAAGTGCACTGGCATTCAATATGCCTCAGGCAAATGAACCGACTAAAGTATTCACTTGGAATGACCAGACCATGGAATATGATGAGATTACCCATCTTGAAATTGGAGAGGATTATGTTTGCAACCCCTCTTCTGAAGAATGCAGGGTGGAATTCTCAAACGATAATCCAGATACTGGCGTCAAGAATGTATTGACCAATGGGGAATTTACAGAGCTTTAG